The Oscillatoria acuminata PCC 6304 genomic interval GGGCCTGCGCATTGCGCCCCTACATTGACGGGGCTACTCCGTTGAACACTCACTACGAACGAACGTTTTGGAGGTTTTATTTTTTGGAGTTCCCTTAACAGAAGTCCTTCTCATGTCCCCCCCTCGCCTCTTAGGAGAGGGGGGCTAGGGGGGGAGAGGTCCTCCTCATGTCCCCCCCTCGCCTCTTAGGAGAGGGGGGCTAGGGGGGAGAGGTCCTCCCCTCTCCTCTTAGCAAAGGCAAGAGAACCCCTTACTCAAAATCATCATCAATGTCATCATCATCATCAAAATCATCATCCTCCTCGAAATCCTCCTCAAGCATGGAAATCGATCGCACTTCTTTGCCTACTTTCACCCCCAAATCTGGGAGAGCAAACTCATCTGAATCTGATTCCTCTTCCTCCTCAGCAATAATTTCCTCATCCATCTCCAGCCCCGTATTCCGGTAAGCCCGCGCCGTATGGTCATCTAGGACCACATCGGGAAACTCCTCCTCCTCTTCATCCAGCACCCCATCATAGGCAGCATCATCGGGAAGCAGCATCATATCCTCATAGGCATTAAACCCAGTCCCAGCAGGAATTAGACGTCCGATAATCACATTTTCCTTCAACCCGCGCAACCAGTCAGATTTACCCTCGATCGCCGCCTCAGTCAGCACCCGAGTCGTCTCCTGGAAAGAAGCCGCCGAGATAAAGCTGTCCGTATTCAACGACGCCTTAGTAATCCCCAACAACAGCGGAGTATATTTCGCCGGAGCACCGCCGGTAATCGACATGGCTTCATTCACCCGTTCCACCTGTTGCAGTTCAATCAACTCCCCAGGCAGCATGGTTGTATCCCCACCATCATCGATTCGCACTTTGTTAGTCATCTGACGCACAATGACCTCAATGTGCTTATCACTAATATCAATCCCTTGGGATAAATATACCGACTGCACCTCACTCACTAAGAACGTCTGCACCTGCTGGAAACTAAACAACGTATGCTCATAATTCCGTTCCCCGGGCAGATTGAAGAAAATCTCCAAAATCTCATGAGGATTGCTCGGTCCATCGGTGAGCGGTTCCCCGGCTTTCACCCGTTGACCATCACTCACCAGCAGGGGCTGACCGGGGCCAAGCTCATAATCCGTAACCGCCCCATCCTCCTCGACCACCTTCAAGATGACCGTATCATCATCCCCATAAACCACTTGGGCCACCCCGGGCAACGCGGCCAAAACGCAACCCTCCTTGGGCTTACGGGCCTCCAGCAATTCCTCAATCCGGGGCAACCCTTGAATAATATCCCCAGTCTTGGCGCGCTCAAACACCAACAGTACGAGGTTATCCCCCCGTTGGACCAAGGAGCCATCATCCACATGAAGCACGGCCCCTGGGGACACTCGGTAAGGACGGGCCAGTCGCAATTTCATCCGGTAATTCCCCTGGGACAAAGCGGTGTCCTCTTGCGGTTCCAGGGCGGTCATTTCCACCACCTGTCCCGATTCGGGGATTCGGACTCCTGGAGTAACTTCTGTATTCTCGACGAGAAAATCCCAGACTTTCACCGTGGGTTCGATCGCCGTCTCCACGGTAATCACATCCTCATCCCGAACCACGAGCACCCGGCGAATCGCCTCAGCCCCTTCCCGAATCCCGCGAATTTCACCCGCTTCTTTGCCGAGAATCTCGGTGCGGGCGACCACGGCCCCGGGGGGAATCCGGTCCCCATCTTTCACCAACAGGCGAGTTTGGGTACTGCCTTGAGTGGTATCTGCCACTACATCCCGGCGAATGACTAAGGACTCCAGAATCACCAACTGCAAGCGCATGGGCGCACCTTTAGAGGGGTCTAACTCCTCTGAGGAGAGCAGTTCTTCTTCCTCGACTGGCACTAATTCAATGTCTGCGGCTAATCCGGGAGCATCTTTATCAATTTCCAGGACTAACTGGGTCCGCAGCAATTCCAACCCTTCTACAGATTTGACCCGTTCCCCATCTTTATAGGGCAACCGCTGCACCGCTCGTAACTGAATCATCGCCTCTTCCCCATTGTTCAGAGACTCCTGAGAGGGAATAGCGGGTTCATCCAAGACGGGATATTCCACTGCCGGACGCAGCAACAAGGCCGGACCTTCAGGGGTTTCCAGGATTTCGACATAGCGCAATTCCTGGGCGACGAGTCCGGGGATAATCTCTTGACCGGGATTGACGAGACTACCATTGGCGATCGCCACTTCCTCGGGGTCCTCAATCATAATCAATTCCCCGGGCTTAATCGTGACTTCCCGGAGAATGTCATTTTTCTGGGTGACTTCCACCACCCCACTGCTGGCACATTTGATGTCTTTGACGATTTCTGTAGCCGCTTCCACAAATTGGCCATCTTCCACCAGCAGCAAGGAAATATCCTTGTTGATTTCGTGGCACTCTTCAGGAATCCAGAGCAAGGTGCCGCCTTTGACGACTTCATAGCCTTGTTTGGCTTTGCCGCGCTTGAGCACTTCTACCCCGGCATATTTGATAATCCCCCCGCTGTGGGTGCGGTAGGTTTCATCAATCAACTCGGCTACCACCTGATGATTCAACACCTTAGTTCCCGGAGTGGCTTTCAGGGAAAATAACTGTTTGCCAATGGTTTCAATGGTGTAATGGTCCCGACCGCCGGTGGAAGTGGCATAGACCGTGGCGCGGTCCAGGGTGACCGAGGCGGTGATAATTTCCACTTCCCGAGGCATGGAAGAAGGGCGGTTTTCCATTTCTTCGGGCAGACGGACTATCCCACCATTGTCGGTGATGAGTTTGGTTTCAGCGAGGACGCCACCGGGTTGGATGCGATCGCCATTCTTGACCACAGGTTCAGCCCCAGGGGGCAGGTTATAGACCTCCCCGGACAAAATCCAGACTAGACCCCCCCGGGTAGCGGTACGGGTGGCATTCCCTTGGCGGTCCTTCTTCTCTTCTGGCATTAAGTCCGCAAAGACCACTTCCCCAGCTAAATCGGTGGCAACGTCTTTGGTGGCTTTCTCCGTGGTTCGGCGGGTGCGTCCGGGTAGCGGGACTTCAGCCAGCAGGGTCAACCGTTCCACTGCTGCACCATCGGGAACCAACAAGACAGTACCTTGGAAGACATCAAAGACTTCCTTGCGGCCCTCGGATTGCAGGGTAATTTCTGATTTGGCATTTTCCACCACAAAGGCATCTTCCCCATGACGGGTCCGGAATGCTCGTGCCCGCATGGTGGGAGAATAATGGACGGTTCCGGAGAAGGCGGCGGTTACGGTCCGGGCGACTTCAGCGGTGAAGACCCCTCCGGTGTGGAAGGTCCGCATGGTGAGCTGAGTGCCGGGTTCGCCAATGGATTGGGCGGCGATAATCCCGACAGCTTCTCCCATATCTACGAGTTTGCCATGAGCCAGACTCCAGCCATAGCAAAGCTGACAGACGGAACGGGAGGCTTCACAGGTTAAGGGCGATCGCACCATCACCCGTTCCACCCCATGCTTCATGATGTTTTCGGAGATATCATCATCCATCGGCTGATTGCGGGCGGCAATCACTTCGCCGGTTTTGGGGGAAATCACGTCTTCTGCGGCGACTCGACCAAAGAGGCGATCGCTCAAAGGAATCAGAATCCGGTCCTCATCCTTCATCGACTCCATTGGAATCCCCCGAGTCGTGCCGCAGTCCACTTCCCGGACAATCACATCTTGGGAGACATCCACCAGACGCCGAGTCAGATAGCCGGAATCTGCCGTCCGCAGGGCGGTATCGACTAAGCCTTTGCGCGCCCCGTAGGAGGAGATGATATATTCGGTAACCGTCAGACCTTCGCGGAAATTGGTTTTAATGGGTAAGTCAATAATTTCCCCCTGGGGATTTGCCATCAACCCCCGCATCCCCACCAACTGCCGCACCTGAGAAACGTTCCCCCGCGCCCCAGAAAAGGCCATCATATAGACGGAGTTCAGGGGGTCAGTTTCTTTGAAGTGACGCACCACCTCATCTTTGAGGGATTCACTGGTACTATTCCAAGTATCAATAACTTTCTGGAAGCGCTCAACTTCAGTAATTTCCCCTCGGGCATAGCGGCTTTCGGTCAAGGTAATTTCCCGTTCCGCCCCCATTAACAGGTCTCGCTTGGAAGGGGGAATCATCAAGTCATCCACACTGATGGAGACCCCAGCTTTTGTGGCATAGCGGAAACCCAAATCTTTGAGGCGATCGGCAATTTGTGCACTCCGGGCGGTTCCATGCTGCACAAAAGTTCGGGAAATTAGGCTTTTAATTTGGCCTTTATTAATAACTCGGTTGTAGAAAGTGAAGTTCTTTTTAGTCATTAGTCCTTTGTCCTTGGTCCTTGGTCATTTGACTGATGAGAGGAGAGGAGATGGGAGAAGTGTTGGACAGATGGGGACCGATGGGGACCGATAGGAATAGATAGAGACAGAAGGAAACCGATGAACACAGAAGGAATAATTATTCCTCCCCATCTTCCCCATCTTCCCCATCCTCCGCATCTTCCCCATCCTCCCGATCCATCCGCCTTAAATCAACACATCAGCAATAGTTTTATTGAAGATAATTCGGCCTGCGGTGGTCTGAATATATTGGGACAGGATATTGCCCTGGGCATCTTCTCGAATGCGGCGATCGGCATACAATTTGGTGACGCTGCCATCGGAATGCTGAGTGATTTTGGGTTCAGTTTCTTTCTCATCCGAATCCACCTCCCAATTCACATCCAGCCGCACCCAAATCAAGGCGTGTAACTCAATCAATCCTTGCTCATAGGCAATAATTGCATCTTGTAACGAGGAAAAATAACCTCCTGCACCTTTATGAGCATTGGGATTATGAGCCGTCAAATAATAGCAACCCAACACCATATCTTGAGACGGTGTAACAATTGGCCGTCCCGTTGCCGGAGACATGATATTGTTAGAAGCTAACATCAACAACCGAGCTTCGGCTTGGGCCTCTAACCCGAGAGGCACGTGCACCGCCATTTGGTCTCCGTCAAAGTCAGCATTAAACGCCGGACAAACTAATGGGTGCAACTGAATTGCTCGTCCTTCCACC includes:
- a CDS encoding DNA-directed RNA polymerase subunit beta', giving the protein MTKKNFTFYNRVINKGQIKSLISRTFVQHGTARSAQIADRLKDLGFRYATKAGVSISVDDLMIPPSKRDLLMGAEREITLTESRYARGEITEVERFQKVIDTWNSTSESLKDEVVRHFKETDPLNSVYMMAFSGARGNVSQVRQLVGMRGLMANPQGEIIDLPIKTNFREGLTVTEYIISSYGARKGLVDTALRTADSGYLTRRLVDVSQDVIVREVDCGTTRGIPMESMKDEDRILIPLSDRLFGRVAAEDVISPKTGEVIAARNQPMDDDISENIMKHGVERVMVRSPLTCEASRSVCQLCYGWSLAHGKLVDMGEAVGIIAAQSIGEPGTQLTMRTFHTGGVFTAEVARTVTAAFSGTVHYSPTMRARAFRTRHGEDAFVVENAKSEITLQSEGRKEVFDVFQGTVLLVPDGAAVERLTLLAEVPLPGRTRRTTEKATKDVATDLAGEVVFADLMPEEKKDRQGNATRTATRGGLVWILSGEVYNLPPGAEPVVKNGDRIQPGGVLAETKLITDNGGIVRLPEEMENRPSSMPREVEIITASVTLDRATVYATSTGGRDHYTIETIGKQLFSLKATPGTKVLNHQVVAELIDETYRTHSGGIIKYAGVEVLKRGKAKQGYEVVKGGTLLWIPEECHEINKDISLLLVEDGQFVEAATEIVKDIKCASSGVVEVTQKNDILREVTIKPGELIMIEDPEEVAIANGSLVNPGQEIIPGLVAQELRYVEILETPEGPALLLRPAVEYPVLDEPAIPSQESLNNGEEAMIQLRAVQRLPYKDGERVKSVEGLELLRTQLVLEIDKDAPGLAADIELVPVEEEELLSSEELDPSKGAPMRLQLVILESLVIRRDVVADTTQGSTQTRLLVKDGDRIPPGAVVARTEILGKEAGEIRGIREGAEAIRRVLVVRDEDVITVETAIEPTVKVWDFLVENTEVTPGVRIPESGQVVEMTALEPQEDTALSQGNYRMKLRLARPYRVSPGAVLHVDDGSLVQRGDNLVLLVFERAKTGDIIQGLPRIEELLEARKPKEGCVLAALPGVAQVVYGDDDTVILKVVEEDGAVTDYELGPGQPLLVSDGQRVKAGEPLTDGPSNPHEILEIFFNLPGERNYEHTLFSFQQVQTFLVSEVQSVYLSQGIDISDKHIEVIVRQMTNKVRIDDGGDTTMLPGELIELQQVERVNEAMSITGGAPAKYTPLLLGITKASLNTDSFISAASFQETTRVLTEAAIEGKSDWLRGLKENVIIGRLIPAGTGFNAYEDMMLLPDDAAYDGVLDEEEEEFPDVVLDDHTARAYRNTGLEMDEEIIAEEEEESDSDEFALPDLGVKVGKEVRSISMLEEDFEEDDDFDDDDDIDDDFE